In Pseudothermotoga hypogea DSM 11164 = NBRC 106472, the following are encoded in one genomic region:
- the pheS gene encoding phenylalanine--tRNA ligase subunit alpha, which translates to MFEEMKENVLKQINDAQDIAQLERIRVNYLGKKGILTEQMRSIGKLPPEERPKVGQVLNELKQTIEQALEERKKVLEAREQEKSLQKLWIDVTLPGAIRKVGHPHPISKVLEEIETIFVSMGFKVVEGPEIEDSWHNFDALNTPEWHPARDMHDSFYLQDKLLRTHTSPVQIRTMLSEQPPIAIISPGRVYRRDYDATHLPMFTQVEGLYVDEHVSVAHLKYTLEIFAKRIFGPERKIRLRPSYFPFTEPSFEVDVSCGICGGKGCPSCKYTGWLEILGAGMVHPNVFRNVGYDPEKYTGFAFGMGVERIAMLKHGIKDIRDFVRNDERFLECF; encoded by the coding sequence ATGTTCGAAGAGATGAAGGAAAATGTCTTGAAACAGATCAACGACGCGCAGGATATCGCTCAACTCGAAAGGATCAGGGTCAACTATCTTGGAAAGAAAGGCATCTTGACGGAACAGATGAGATCGATTGGGAAGCTTCCACCCGAGGAACGACCGAAGGTGGGTCAGGTGCTCAACGAGTTGAAACAAACCATAGAGCAGGCACTCGAAGAACGAAAGAAAGTCCTCGAAGCGAGGGAACAGGAAAAGAGCCTTCAAAAACTCTGGATCGACGTCACATTACCTGGCGCGATCAGAAAGGTGGGACATCCCCACCCGATATCGAAGGTTCTTGAAGAGATAGAGACCATATTCGTTTCCATGGGTTTCAAGGTCGTGGAGGGGCCAGAAATAGAGGACAGTTGGCACAACTTTGATGCTCTCAACACACCAGAATGGCATCCCGCAAGAGACATGCACGATTCTTTCTATCTGCAGGACAAACTCTTGAGGACGCACACTTCACCCGTTCAGATAAGAACCATGCTTTCAGAACAACCACCCATCGCGATCATTTCCCCCGGAAGAGTGTACAGGAGAGACTACGACGCAACGCATCTACCAATGTTCACGCAGGTGGAAGGACTGTACGTGGACGAGCACGTCAGCGTGGCGCATCTCAAATACACGCTCGAAATCTTCGCAAAACGAATCTTCGGTCCTGAAAGAAAGATAAGGCTCAGACCGAGCTACTTTCCATTCACAGAACCCAGCTTCGAGGTCGACGTCTCCTGTGGCATATGCGGGGGGAAGGGTTGTCCTTCTTGCAAGTACACCGGCTGGCTCGAAATTCTTGGCGCCGGTATGGTGCATCCGAACGTGTTCAGAAACGTTGGTTACGATCCAGAGAAGTACACTGGTTTCGCCTTCGGAATGGGAGTCGAACGCATAGCCATGTTGAAGCACGGTATAAAAGATATCCGAGACTTCGTGAGAAACGACGAGAGATTTCTCGAATGTTTCTGA
- a CDS encoding elongator complex protein 3, producing the protein MKILPVFLPQRGCKNRCTFCSQWAVTGFERPLSFDELDELVQNYLKTTHSFEIAFYGGTFTALDESEQLSYLCWASRYVQTGICSGIRLSTRPDEIDEPRVRFLKEHGVKFVELGVQSFDDEVLRLNGRGYTQSDVLKACEILKEFEIDFGIHLMVGLLGDEAMKDILSAWQTTKVKAKSCRIHPTLVLKGSILESIYRRGEYVPIALHTAIDICSDMTAVLESHGVRVIRLGLYVPTELLKNVVAGPYHPRFGELVRTRLVEKLYSFLNASSIVHTERESSWVSKLNVPKSKGKSFGFLAQGEFVPWQDALESYAEEISKEVVLCSKR; encoded by the coding sequence TTGAAGATACTACCCGTTTTTCTCCCGCAGAGAGGTTGTAAAAACAGATGCACCTTCTGTTCTCAGTGGGCCGTGACGGGCTTCGAAAGACCTTTGAGCTTCGATGAGCTCGATGAGCTCGTACAAAATTATTTGAAGACGACCCACAGCTTCGAAATCGCCTTCTACGGAGGCACATTCACGGCGTTGGACGAATCTGAACAGCTCAGTTATCTTTGCTGGGCGAGCCGGTACGTGCAGACTGGCATCTGTAGTGGGATAAGACTCTCCACCAGGCCGGACGAGATCGACGAACCAAGGGTGCGTTTCTTGAAAGAACACGGCGTCAAGTTCGTCGAGCTGGGTGTGCAGTCCTTTGACGACGAAGTGTTGCGGCTGAACGGTCGTGGTTACACTCAAAGCGATGTTTTGAAGGCGTGCGAGATTCTCAAAGAGTTTGAGATAGATTTCGGCATCCACCTCATGGTCGGTCTGTTGGGCGACGAGGCAATGAAGGACATTCTGAGTGCTTGGCAAACCACGAAGGTGAAAGCCAAGAGCTGTCGTATCCATCCGACGCTCGTGTTGAAAGGCTCGATCCTCGAGTCCATTTACCGGCGCGGTGAGTATGTTCCGATAGCTCTGCACACGGCGATAGATATCTGCAGTGACATGACCGCGGTGTTGGAGAGCCATGGCGTGCGTGTCATCAGGCTCGGTCTCTACGTGCCAACAGAGCTTTTGAAGAACGTCGTGGCTGGACCTTACCATCCGAGATTTGGCGAACTCGTCAGAACCAGGCTGGTTGAAAAGCTGTACAGCTTCTTGAACGCCAGCTCGATCGTTCACACCGAGAGGGAGTCGAGCTGGGTCTCGAAGCTCAACGTTCCCAAATCGAAGGGCAAATCGTTCGGTTTCCTCGCACAGGGAGAGTTTGTTCCTTGGCAAGACGCGCTCGAAAGCTACGCTGAAGAAATCTCGAAAGAGGTGGTACTATGTTCGAAGAGATGA
- the rnc gene encoding ribonuclease III has product MREEEIKNLIDFMKQLGYNFCDPKLLFTALCHSSYAHEERQRGRKDVESNERLEFLGDAVVDFLIAEHLYKNYPQSPEGVMSKIKAAAASEDALALIAKDIGLNRHIFLGHGEELNNGRERESILSGALEALAAALYLDGGMKPVKEILVPHMVRYIEQIAAGNIVFDHKTALQELAQEKYKTLPEYVLVREEGPAHMKKFFVEVRLKGRSLATGEGSSIKDAEKNAARLALERLKEMED; this is encoded by the coding sequence ATGAGGGAAGAAGAGATCAAAAATCTCATCGATTTCATGAAACAACTCGGATACAACTTCTGTGATCCAAAGCTGCTGTTCACCGCGTTGTGTCACTCTTCTTATGCGCACGAAGAGAGACAGCGCGGAAGAAAGGACGTCGAATCCAACGAGAGACTGGAATTCTTGGGCGACGCAGTCGTAGATTTCTTGATCGCGGAACACCTCTACAAAAACTATCCTCAATCTCCAGAAGGTGTCATGTCCAAGATCAAGGCTGCAGCGGCGAGTGAAGATGCGTTGGCGCTCATAGCTAAAGACATCGGTTTGAACCGTCACATCTTTCTCGGTCACGGTGAAGAGCTGAACAACGGTCGGGAGAGAGAATCGATACTCTCGGGCGCGTTGGAGGCTTTGGCGGCCGCGCTCTATTTGGACGGGGGAATGAAGCCTGTAAAGGAGATCCTCGTTCCCCATATGGTTCGCTACATCGAACAGATTGCGGCAGGAAACATCGTTTTCGATCACAAAACGGCGTTGCAAGAGCTTGCCCAAGAGAAGTACAAGACCTTGCCGGAATACGTTCTCGTTCGTGAAGAAGGACCCGCGCACATGAAGAAGTTCTTCGTCGAGGTCAGACTGAAAGGTCGTTCACTCGCAACGGGCGAGGGTTCTTCGATAAAGGACGCCGAGAAGAACGCCGCGAGATTGGCACTGGAAAGACTGAAGGAGATGGAAGATTGA